A stretch of Clostridia bacterium DNA encodes these proteins:
- a CDS encoding AAA family ATPase has protein sequence MILKRIEVNNYRKFLNTALSFDEDITLLAGANNSGKTSIIELMEHIINSTKTNLRVEDIPVENSKEWLDKVYPLFLNSFTQIHDNEKVIHDIVNSIFGLDSITETEPILLPLTNVKFTIDYDPQNDDIRNFADYIMDFDPTNHSFYFEYSFEPTASIFGKVLANDFGKLKLRFAQLTDPDSDILKINSIKERILKLYVSCLVDKCFFTDKQFSNRNEIETKSFKKLFNFHNICAGRSLDDQNGDKHKTLSKDMITLTSHNKEWKSLIEQLPDKILQRLEAENITSLVQETSINGLSDAISSIAQTNGGNTGNMVLNMDVSEDAIRTLIMQITSAKYLVDNHFLNESSQGLGYSNMIYILVQLENYKLSINSLLVNMFFIEEPESHMHPQMQNVFGKYLRKYYQMQKIQGLITTHSSEIVRATDMKNLRISRSFSNFKSDILDFYDFKDEIKNDPIIDNFYDWFFEVGFSEVVFADRVILYEGDTERMLIRKIATFDCFKKLNQLYVAFVQVGGAYAYNYKKLIEFLKVKTLIITDLDYDKLAKTENQIQNSFTTNATLKNFYKDTHNNVEPNVSDLYNWSYLGGNVILDGHAYLAYQGKDDGYSRTLEEAMLAKHYNVNAFTSKNRSSWVKLRSNDNLKYTIPQKNARYCIRDIVAHTSNGKTDFMYSVILNNYTEQLLPKYIEEGLLWLIQ, from the coding sequence GTGATATTAAAACGAATTGAAGTAAACAACTATCGTAAATTCTTAAATACTGCACTTTCATTTGATGAAGACATTACTTTATTAGCAGGCGCAAACAATAGTGGTAAAACATCTATTATCGAATTGATGGAACATATAATTAATAGCACAAAAACTAATTTAAGAGTTGAAGATATTCCAGTTGAAAATTCTAAAGAATGGCTAGATAAAGTATATCCACTCTTCTTAAATTCATTTACTCAAATACATGATAATGAAAAAGTAATTCACGATATAGTAAACAGTATTTTTGGCCTTGACTCTATAACTGAAACAGAGCCAATTCTTTTACCACTAACAAACGTTAAATTTACCATTGATTATGATCCTCAGAATGACGACATAAGAAATTTTGCTGATTATATTATGGACTTTGATCCGACAAATCACTCTTTCTATTTCGAATATAGTTTTGAACCAACCGCATCGATTTTTGGCAAGGTTCTAGCAAATGATTTTGGCAAATTAAAATTACGCTTTGCTCAGCTAACAGATCCGGATTCTGATATTCTAAAAATAAACTCCATCAAGGAACGTATTCTCAAGTTATATGTTTCTTGCTTAGTTGATAAATGCTTTTTTACGGATAAGCAATTTAGCAATCGCAACGAAATCGAAACAAAGAGCTTCAAAAAACTATTTAACTTTCATAATATCTGTGCTGGCAGATCTCTGGATGATCAAAATGGAGATAAACACAAAACTTTAAGCAAAGATATGATCACCCTTACAAGTCATAATAAAGAATGGAAATCGTTGATTGAACAGTTACCAGATAAGATATTACAACGACTAGAAGCAGAAAATATTACTTCACTTGTTCAAGAGACTTCTATTAACGGACTAAGTGATGCTATTAGTTCAATAGCTCAAACTAATGGTGGAAATACTGGAAACATGGTACTTAATATGGATGTCTCTGAAGATGCTATCAGAACCTTGATAATGCAAATTACAAGCGCCAAGTATCTTGTTGATAATCACTTCCTAAATGAATCTTCACAGGGACTTGGGTACAGCAATATGATTTACATACTAGTACAATTAGAGAATTATAAATTGAGTATAAATTCCCTACTGGTTAACATGTTCTTTATTGAAGAACCTGAATCTCATATGCATCCTCAAATGCAAAATGTTTTTGGAAAATACTTAAGAAAATACTATCAAATGCAGAAAATTCAAGGTCTAATAACAACTCATTCAAGTGAAATAGTCAGAGCAACTGATATGAAGAATCTAAGAATAAGCCGTTCTTTTAGTAATTTTAAAAGCGATATACTTGATTTTTATGATTTTAAGGATGAAATCAAAAATGATCCAATAATTGATAATTTTTATGACTGGTTCTTTGAAGTAGGCTTCTCTGAAGTAGTTTTTGCAGATAGAGTTATATTATATGAGGGTGATACCGAAAGAATGCTAATACGAAAAATTGCAACATTTGATTGCTTTAAAAAATTAAATCAGCTTTATGTTGCATTTGTTCAAGTTGGCGGTGCTTATGCTTATAATTACAAGAAGCTTATTGAATTCCTTAAGGTTAAAACATTAATTATTACAGATTTAGATTATGACAAATTGGCAAAAACTGAAAATCAAATACAAAATTCATTTACTACAAATGCAACTCTTAAAAATTTTTATAAGGATACACACAATAATGTTGAACCGAACGTATCTGACTTATATAATTGGTCTTACTTAGGTGGTAATGTCATTCTAGACGGACATGCTTACTTAGCCTATCAAGGTAAAGATGATGGATATTCAAGAACGTTAGAAGAAGCAATGTTAGCAAAACACTATAATGTAAATGCATTCACAAGCAAAAATAGATCCTCATGGGTTAAACTAAGATCTAATGATAATTTGAAATATACAATCCCTCAAAAAAATGCTCGGTATTGTATACGCGATATCGTTGCACATACATCAAATGGGAAAACAGATTTTATGTATTCAGTAATACTTAATAATTATACCGAACAGCTTCTACCAAAATACATTGAGGAGGGATTACTTTGGCTAATTCAATAG
- a CDS encoding helix-turn-helix domain-containing protein, which produces MKLTMGEKIRILLKRKNVTIIELSKRLGTTNQNMANKLKRDNFSVNELEAIGEALDCEFEGYFVEKNGERI; this is translated from the coding sequence ATGAAATTAACGATGGGTGAAAAGATCCGTATTTTACTTAAAAGAAAGAATGTAACGATAATAGAACTTAGCAAAAGACTCGGTACCACAAATCAGAACATGGCTAATAAACTCAAAAGAGATAACTTCTCTGTGAATGAGTTAGAAGCGATTGGCGAAGCTTTAGATTGTGAGTTTGAGGGGTATTTTGTTGAGAAGAATGGGGAAAGAATCTAA